Part of the Oscillibacter hominis genome is shown below.
CTGGCTGGAGACGACACCGCCTTCATCATCATGCGGGACAACGAAAGCGCCGATGAATTCTGCAAGGAGATACAAGAGATGCTCTGATCCATCCGATCATCTTAAGTGGGGAGGGAGACCATGCTTCAGCTGCTGCACATTGAAAATATCGCGGTGATCCAGGAGGCGGATATCTCCTTCCAGCCTGGGTTCAACGCCCTGACCGGCGAGACCGGCGCCGGCAAATCCATCGTTATCGACGCCTTGGGCGCTGTCCTTGGCAGCCGCACCTCCCGGGACCTGATCCGTACCGGGGCAGGCAAAGCCTTTGTCAGTGCGGAGTTCACCGGGGTGCCGTCGGACCTGCCCGGATTGGTGGAAAACGGCATCACACCGGACGAGGACGGCGCGCTGCTGCTGCAGCGGGAGATCATGGCGGATGGAAAGAACCTCTGCCGGGTCAACGGCCGGCCCGTCACCGTGGCCCAACTGCGCCAGATCGGCAATGAACTGCTGAACATCCACGGCCAGCACGACGGCACACAGCTCCTGGACGAGGAGCAGCACTGCGGATATCTGGACCGCTTCGGCCGCGTGTGGCCGCAGCTTGAGGCGTATGGCGCCTGCTTTGCCTCCATGATGGAGCTGCGCCACAAGATTCGCTCCCTTCAGATGGACGAGGCGGAAAAGGCCAGAAAGGTGGACAGCCTCCACTTCCAGATCGATGAGTTGGAGCGGGCCAACCTGAAAACTGGGGAGGAAGAGGAGCTGAACGCCCGGCGGGACATCCTGCGCAACAGTGAAAAATATATCTCTGCCCTCAGCGGAGCGGATTACTGCCTCAGCGGCGACGACGACAGCGTTGGGGCCCTGGCCCAGATCCGGGAGGCGGAGATGGCCCTGGCCGGTGTGAAAAACTTGGGCGGGCAGCTTGCCGAGCTTGCGGAACGCCTGTCCCAGATGCGCAGTGAAGTATATGACCTTGCTGAGATTGTCCGGGATTTGAAAGAGGATTTTGAGTTCTCCCCGGCGGAATTGGATGCGTTGGAAAGCCGGGCAGACCAGCTCTACCGGCTGAAAAAGAAATACGGCTCCACGGTGGAGGAGATGCTGGAGTACCTGGACCGCTGCCGGAGCGAGCTTGGCGAGATCGAACTGGCCGGCGACACGCTGGAGCAGCTGGAAAAAAAGCTGCGGTCGGCGGAGAAGAGGGCAGCGGAAGCGGCGGAAGCTTTGACCAAGGTTCGCAAGGCGGCGGCGGGCGAGTTGGAGCAGCGGATTTTGAGCGAGCTCCGGGACCTGGATATGGGAAAGGTGCGTTTTTCCATCGAGATTGTGCCGAAGGAGATGGATGCCACCGGAATGGACCAGGTTCGCTTCCTCATGTCGGCCAATGCCGGTGAGGATTTGAAGCCCATCTCCAAAATCGCCTCCGGCGGCGAACTGGCCCGGATCATGCTGGCCCTGAAAAACGTGTTGGCTGAGCAGGAGCGGGTGGGCACGCTGGTGTTCGACGAGGTGGATACCGGCGTGTCCGGCCGGGCAGCCCAGCGGGTGGCAGAGAAGCTGGCCGCCGTGTCCCAGGGCAAACAGGTGCTGTGCGTGACCCATCTCCCGCAGCTGGCCGCCATGGCCGACACCCATTTTTCCGTGGAAAAAGGGGAGGAGAAGGGCCGTACTTATACCCGCGTGATCTGCATGGACTCCGAGCAGCGCAAGGCAGAGCTTGCCCGGATCACCGGCGGCAGCCGCATCACGCCCGCGCTGCTTAAAAGCGCGGAAGAGCTGATGCGCGAGGCGGAAATTTATAAAGAGGGGTTGCACCATTGGAAAAAATAGAGACCATGCGAAAGCAGCTTTTGGACGTCTTTCCCATCCGGAAAACCGCGGCGCAGAAGCAGGCGTTCCGGGAGTGGCTGACCCGCTCTTTGCGGAAGATGGGCTACCCCGTTGAGGTCGAGACCTATGGGATGGGCACCAACAATGTAATCGCCGGACGGCCGGAAACCGCGGAGCTGGTGTTTACGGCCCATTACGACACGGGCCCCCGGGGCATTGGGTTTGTATCGCCCACCAATCTGCTGCTGTCCGTGCTGATCCCGGTGGCCACGGTGCTCCTGATGGCGGCGGCCGCGTTTGTGCTCTCCGTGCTGCCCACGTTTTTGATGGACGCGCCGGGCGCCACGGTCCCGCTCTTTGTGGCGCTGATGTTTTTCGGCCTGTGGATGATGGTGCGCGGCCCGGCAAACCCCAACAATGCCAACAGCAACACCTCCGGCGTGCTGGCGGTGCTCTCCATCGCCCAGGCCCTGCCGAAGCCGCTTCGGAAGCACGTGGCCTTTGTCTTTTTTGACAACAGTGAGGCGGGGATGGCCGGCGCGTCCAAGTATAAAAAGAAGCACTCCGCGGAAATCGGGAGCCAGGTATTTTTCAACTTTGACTGCGTGGGGGACGGCGACTACATTTTGCTGATGCCCTCTAAAAAATCCAGATGGGACGGCCAGCTGCTGGACAATCTGGAGCAATGCTATCAGCCGGTGGGGGAGAAGGTGGTCAAACAGACCATAGAGGGGCTGGTTTACTACCCCTCCGACCATCGGAAATTTGCCTTCCATGTGGCGGTGGGCGCGTTCCACCGGAAAAAGGGCGTGGGATACTACTTGAGCCGCATCCATACGCCAAAGGATACGGAACTGGATGAAACCAATATCATGCTGCTTCGGGACGGCACGGTGCGCCTGATCGAGGCGTATTACAACGAGAAGACGGGAGACGAGAAACATGCAGATTTATGAGGAGCTGGTGGCCCGCGGCCTGATTGCCCAGGTGACGGATGAACAGGAGATCAGAGAGCTGATCAACAACGGAAAAGCCACCTTTTACATTGGGTTTGACCCCACAGCGGACAGCCTCCACGTGGGCCACTTTATGGCGCTGTGCCTGATGAAGCGGCTGCAGATGGCGGGCAACCGGCCCATCGCCCTTATCGGCGGCGGAACCGGATACATCGGCGACCCCTCCGGCCGCAGCGACCTGCGGTCCATGATGACGCCGGAAACCATCCAGCATAACTGTGACTGCTTCAAAAAGCAGATGGAGCGCTTCATCGAGTTCGGCGAGGGCAAGGCCATGATGCTCAACAACGCTGACTGGCTGCTGAAGCTGAACTACGTGGACTTGCTGCGTGAGGTGGGCGCCTGCTTCTCCGTCAACAACATGCTGCGGGCCGAGTGCTACAAGCAGCGGATGGAGAAGGGGCTGAGCTTCCTGGAGTTCAACTACATGATTATGCAGTCCTATGACTTCTACCACATGTTCCAGACCGTGGGCTGCAACATGCAGTTCGGCGGAGACGATCAATGGAGCAATATGCTGGGCGGCACGGAGCTGATCCGCAGAAAGTTGGGCAAGGACGCCTATGCCATGACCATCACGCTGCTGATGAACTCCGAGGGCAAGAAGATGGGCAAGACCGCCAACGGCGCCGTCTGGCTGGACCCCGCCAAGACCAGCCCCTTCGACTTCTATCAGTACTGGCGCAATGTGGGTGACTCGGATGTGCTCAAGTGCATCCGCATGCTGACCTTCCTGCCCCTGGACGAGATCGACGCCATGGATCACTGGGAGGGCAGCCAGCTCAACCGCGCCAAGGAGATTCTGGCCTATGAGCTGACCAAGCTGGTCCACGGGGAAGGGGAGGCCCAAAAGGCCGAGGAGGCCGCCAAGGCCCTCTTTGCCGGCGGCGGTGACACGGAGCACATGCCCACCACCACCTTGGGCGACGCCCAGTTCAGCGACGGCCAGATCGGTGTACTGAGCCTCTTGGTGGCCTGCGGGCTCTGCGCCTCCAACGGCGAGGCCCGCCGCCTGGTCCAGCAGGGCGGAGTCAGCGTCAACGACAAAAAGGTTACCGACGCGGCCCAGTCCTACACCAAGGACGACTGCGCTGGCATGGTGATCAAAAAAGGCAAAAAGGTGTTCCATAAAGTGCAGGTACAAGCATGAAGAAGAGCTGAGGCAATGCCTCAGCTCTCTTTTTTCAGCAGATGGTAAGTATTCAGTGCGTGCTTGAGCTGCTCAAGATGCTCCGGGCTCATCTCGCACAGAGGCAGCCGCAGTTCACCGGCTCCATATCCCATCAGGTTCAGCGCGGTTTTCACCGGGATGGGGTTCACCTCGCAGAACAGTGCGTCGCAGAGCTCCTTGAGGTGCAGCTGGAGCTGTCCCGCCTCCTGGAAATGATCCGTCAGGCACAGATGGGTCAGCAGGTGCATCTCCTTGGGCATCACGTTTGCCGCCACGGAGATGACGCCCACGCCGCCCAAGGCGCAGATACAGGTGGTCTCGTCGTCGTTGCCGGACCAGATGTAAAAGTCCTCCGGACAGAGGTTGCGGGTTTTCTGGATGAGGCTGAAATTGCCAGAGGCCTCCTTGACACCTGCAATATTGGGGTGCTTGGACAGGGCGGCGTAGGTCTCCGCAGTGAAGCCCACCCCGGTGCGGGAGGGGACGTCGTAGAGGATCATGGGGATGTCGACGGCGTCCGCGATCTTGTTGAAGTGGCGGATCAGCCCCAACTGCGTGGCCTTGTTGTAGTAGGGAGTGACCAGCAGCAGGCCGTCCGCGCCAGCCGCCTCCGCGTCCCGGGACAGCGCCAGGGCGTTTTCCGTGCTGTTGGAGCCGGTCCCGGCAATCACGGGCACCCGGCCGTCCACATGCTCGATACAGTATTCGATGGTGTTCATCCGTTCCCGGTAGGTCATGGTGGAAGACTCGCCGGTGGTGCCGCAGACTATGATCGCATCCGTCCCGTTGGCCAGCTGGAAGTCGATGAGCCTTCCCAGGGCTGGCAGGTCTACCACGGCTTTGGTAAACGGCGTCACAATTGCTACGCCAGATCCTGTAAAGATAGGTTCCTTCACAATCAATACACTCCTTTATGATAAAAAAGAGCGTGCGCCCGCAACTTCGCAGACGCACGCGTTCTCTTTTGTAAAGCTTACTTGGCGCTGATGTATCCTTCCTTGCACAACAGCTCCGCTAACAGCACTGCACCGCCGGCAGCGCCCCGGAGGGTGTTGTGGCTGAGGCAGACGAACTTATAATCGTACTGGGTATCGGGGCGCAGCCGGCCGATGGAAACCGCCATGCCGTGCTCCAGGTTCCGGTCCAGACGGGTCTGGGGCCGGTCGTTCTCTTCAAAGTAGTGCAGGAACTGCCTTGGCGCGGAGGGAAGCTCCAGCTCTTGTGCCCGGCCGCGGAAGGAGGCCCATTCGGCCTTGATCTCCTCCATGGAGGGAACCTGATCCTGAAACTTCATGAAGCAGGCCGCCATGTGGCCGTCCAGACAGGCCACCCGGAAGCACTGGGCGGTGATGGAGGGGCCCTCGGCCTTGACAATCCGGTCGCCCTCAATGCGGCCCCACAGCTTCAGGGGCTCCTGCTCGGATTTCTCCTCCTCGCCGCCGATGTAGGGGATGACGTTATCCACCATCTCCGGCCAGCGTTCAAAGGTCTTGCCGGCGCCGGAGATGGCCTGATAGGTACAGACCAGCGCCCGGTCCAGACCGAACTTTTTCAGCGGGTGCAGCGCGGGCACATAGCTCTGAAGGGAGCAGTTGGACTTGACGGCGATGAAGCCCCGCTTGGTGCCCAGGCGTCTGCGCTGGGCGTCGATGATCCGGATGTGCTCGGGGTTCAGTTCAGGCACCACCATGGGCACATCGTCGGTCCAGCGGTGGGCGCTGTTGTTGGAGACAATGGGGCACTCCAGTTTGGCGTATTTTTCTTCCAGGGCGCGGATCTCTTCCTTTTTCATGTCCACTGCGCAGAAGCAGAAGTCCACCAGCCCGGCAATCTTCTCCGCATCCGCCTCGGCGTCCATGACCACAATTTTCTTTGCTTCCTCGGGCATGGGCTGTTCCAATGCCCAACGGCCATTCACCGCTTCTTCGTAGGATTTTCCGGCGCTGCGGGCACTGGCGGCGATCACGGTCAGTTGGAACCAGGGGTGGTTTTCCATCAAAGTGATGAACCGCTGGCCCACCATTCCTGTGCCTCCGATGATGCCAACCTGATACTTTTTCATGCGTACTTCCTCCTATGTAAAAATAATTCTGAATTCATGGAAAGATTCTTGTCGATTTTGCTTGAAATGGGGTTGTTTTTTGTACTATAATGTACAGAGTATCAATGATATGTTTTTGTAGTGCGGACAAACGTTCGCCCACCAAACAACGGATTTGCCTAATGGTAGCACACTTCTTTCCGGGAGTCAACCAGAAAATCAATGGAGGCGCTATGAAGAGATTTTGGACTGCGGCCGCGTTGGGCGCCCTGCTGGTGTGCCTTACCTGCGTCAGTGCGTTTGGGGCCGTCAACGACATACTGAAGGTGGGGCTTCGCTACGGCTCCGACGCCCTGTATTCCGCCAATTTGGAGAATTACACCGGCAACGGTTCGGGGTACTCCTTTGGGTATTTTGACGAGGGGCGCGGCTTCGTGCCGCTGGGGAGCACCTCCTATACCACCGTATCCATGACCCAGGACGGCAACATCTATGTGGCCTCTGACGGCACCTATTCCTCTACCGCGCCCTCCGGAGCCTTCTCTGTGATCGGGGGATATCATGTGCAGCTCCCGGGAAGCTACCCCTCCTATGAAAGCGCCCAGTCGGCCGCCGGCGCCTATGACGGGTTTGCCGCCTATGTGGGCGGGAGCTTCTATGCAAGGGTCGGGTCCTACTCCTCTTATGGGGAGGCCCAGTCGGCCGCCGCAAGCTATGGCGGAGATGTGGCCGAGCCAAGCAGCACGGGCGTGAGCGTCACCGTGACCGGAACCTCCAAGATTCTTTTCCAATTCGACTGCTATGGCGCAAGGAGCCTCGGCATCCGGCCGGAGGGCGCAGCGAATCCCATCACCTGGTTCAAGGGTTATCGCTATTACGGCGCCTTTGAATACCAGCGCGTCACAGGCGGCAGGATCAATGTGATCAACGTGGTCAGCCTGGATGACTATGTCAAGGGCGTGATCCCTTATGAGATGAGCGGGGATTGGCCCCTGGAGGCCCTGAAGGCCCAGGCGGTCTGCGCCAGGACCTACGGCGCCAGGACCACAAAGCACCTGGGTTCCTATGGGTTTGACCTTTGCAGCGGAACCGACTGCCAGGTCTACCGCGGTACGGCCAGCGCCACCTCCAACAGCAACCGGGCGGTGGAGGAGACAGCGGGGCAGTGCCTCTACTACAACGGCAGCTACATCGACGCGGTCTACCACGCCTCGGACGGAGGCGCCACTGAGGATGCGGCCAACGTCTGGGGCGGGGACACAGCCTATCTGATCGGGAAACAGGACCCCTATGAGGGCACCATCTCCATCCCCAACTACCAGTATACCGTCACCTATACCCCATCTCAGCTCACCTCCATTTTGCAGGCCAAAGGGTATTCCATCGGAACAATTGTCAATGTGTATGTCTCAGAACGCACCAATATGGGCAATGTATGTAAGGTGACTTTTGTAGACAGTTCCGGAAAGGATCTGACCGTCTCCCGGGAAACCTGCCGGACGGTGTTTTACAGCAGTACATACAATAAATCGGTACGCAGCATGCGCTTTGACATCGCCGGGGGCAGCGGGGGAGCGCCGGCCTCCGGGTGCTATGTGAACAACGCATCTACCCGCCTTTCCTCTCTCAGCGGAGCCTATACCATCTCAGGGGACGGGACCGTGGGCCGCTACAGCGGCGAGAGCGCCTATGTCATCACCTCTTCGGGCACAAGCCGTCTTGCCTCCTCCGCATCCTCCGTCCCCTCCGGCGAGGGCTTTACCATCACAGGGACAGGGAACGGCCACAATGTGGGGATGAGCCAGTACGGTGCAAAGGCCATGGCGGAGCAGGGATATCGCTGCGAGGATATCTTACAGTTCTATTATACGGGCGTTTCCATCTGGTGACACCCGAGATTGGAAGAAAGCATGAAAACTTCGGACTTTTATTTTGACCTTCCCAAGGAATTGATTGCGCAGACGCCTCTGGAAAAACGGGACGAGTCCCGCCTTCTGGTGCTCAACCGCGCAACCGGCGAGAAAGAGCACCGGCACTTCTTTGAGCTTCCCCAATTCCTTTCCCCCAACGACTGCCTGATTCTCAACGACTCCCGGGTCCTGCCCGCCCGTCTTTTGGGCCAGCGGCTGCCAGGCGGCGGCGCCTGCGAAATCCTGCTGCTGATCGACAGGGGGGAGCAGGTGTGGGAGTGTCTGGTGCGCCCTGGAAAAAAGCTCCGCCCCGGCCAGCGCGTCAGGTTCGGCAATGGAGAGCTGACGGCTGAGATCGTGGGTGAGGTGGAGGGCGGAAACCGCCTGGTGCGCTTTGCATACGAGGGAATCTTCCTGGAGGTGCTGGAGCGCCTGGGCAAGATGCCTCTGCCGCCCTACATCAAGGAGGAGCTTCAGGACCAGGAGCGATACCAAACCGTGTACTCCAAGGTTGTAGGTTCCGCCGCGGCGCCGACGGCAGGGCTCCACTTCACGCCGGAGCTCCTTGGCAGAATTTCGGAGATGGGCGTGGGCGTGGGATATGTGACGCTCCACGTGGGGCTGGGCACCTTCCGCCCCGTGAAAGAGGATACCATCGAGGATCACGAGATGCACAGCGAGTACTGCGTCATCCCTCAGGAAACAGCCGACCTCATCAACAGGACCCACGCCAGGGGCGGACGGGTGATCTGCGTGGGCACCACCTCCTGCCGGACACTGGAATCCTGGGCCGCTCCCGACGGCACCATGAAGGCCAGCGCGGGGTGGACCAACATCTATATCTATCCCGGCTACCGGTTTAAGGTGATGGACGCACTGGTTACAAACTTCCACCTGCCTGAGTCCACGCTGATTATGCTGGTTTCCGCCTTTGCCGGGCGGGAGTATATTCTGAACGCCTATCAGGAGGCGGTGCGGGAGCGCTACCGCTTTTTCTCCTTTGGCGACGCCATGTTCATTCATTGAACTACTGACCAGAGAGTACGAGTCTATGAAATTGACTGACCTGCCCAATATTGGCCCTGTGCTGGCAGGGCATCTGAACAGCGTGGGCATTGACAGCCCGGAATCGCTGCGGCGGTGCGGCGCCGTGGAGGCGTTTATCAGGATCCGCGCCCAGGCGGACGCAGGGGCGTGCCTGCACGAGCTCTCGGCCCTGGAGGCCGCAGTGGAGGGGATTTCCAAGAAAGAGCTGTCGGCTGAGAAAAAGGCGGAGCTGAAGGCCTTTTATAAAAGTTTAGCGTAGGAGTTTGACTATGTTCACATTGATCACAACCCATGGCCGCGCCCGGCGCGGTACCTTTTCCTGCGCCCATGGCGGTACGGTGCAAACCCCTGTCTTTATGAACGTGGGAACCCAGGCGGCCATCAAGGGCGGCCTCTCAGCCCACGATTTAAAGGGGATCGGGTGCCAGATTGAGCTCTCCAACACCTATCATCTCCACCTCCGTCCCGGGGATGACGTGGTGCGGGCCATGGGAGGCCTTCACAAGTTTATGGACTGGGATGGCCCCATCCTCACCGACTCCGGCGGGTTCCAGGTGTTTTCCCTGTCCTCTTTGCGCAAAATCAGGGAGGAGGGGGTTTATTTTGCCTCCCACCTGGATGGGCGGAAGATTTTTATGGGGCCGGAGGAATCCATGCGGATCCAGTCCAACTTAGGCTCGGACATCGCCATGGCCTTTGACGAATGCGTGGAGAATCCCGCCACCCATGATTACGCCAAGCAGTCCTGTGAACGGACACTGCGCTGGCTGGAGCGGTGCAAGGCGGAGCATGACCGGCTGGTCGCCCTGCCCGATGCGGTGAACCCCGGCCAGCTGCTCTTTGGCATCAACCAGGGCGCCACTTTCGCGGACCTCCGGGTATGGCACATGAAGGAGATCGCCAAGATAGACTGTGACGGCTACGCCATCGGCGGACTTGCCGTGGGGGAGCCCACGGAGGTGATGTACGAGATCATTGACGCGGTGGAGCCCCATATGCCTCAAGAAAAGCCACGCTATCTCATGGGCGTTGGGACCCCCTCCAACATCATTGAGGGGGTGGCAAGAGGGGTGGACTTTTTTGACTGCGTCATGCCGGCCCGCAACGCCCGCCATGGCAAGCTGTTCACCTGGAGCGGGACACTGAACCTGAAGAATGAAAAATACAAAACCGATCCGCTCCCCATCGACCCGGAATGTGACTGCCCAGTCTGCCGCAGCTTTTCCCGGTCCTATCTCAGGCACCTCTTTAAAGCGGAGGAGGTGCTGGCGTTGCGGCTGGCAGTGATGCACAACCTGTATTTTTATAACAAATTGATGGAAAAAATCCGGAATGCATTGGACGAGGGTACCTTCGAATCATTCCGTGCCAGGTACAGCGGGAGGCTGGAGGAGCGGATTTGACAAAAGGCTTGCAAATCCTTCCGCGCTTGGATATAATAGACATACTGATTTTGAAAAAGGAGCCTTTCGAATGAATTCACAAACTTCTTCCATTCTGATGCTGGTAGTTCTGATCGCAGTCTTTTACTTTATGCTGATCCGCCCTGAGAATAAGCGGAAAAAGGCTGCGGAGCAGATGCGCAACAGCCTGAAAAAGGGCGATACGATCACGACCATCGGCGGAATCGTGGGCAAGATCGTATTGGTCACCGAGAACACCATCGTCATTGAAACCAGCGAGGACCGCGTCCGCCTTGAACTCACCAAGTGGGCGGTTTCCACCACCGGCGTCCAGGCCTCCACCGAGCCGGTCAAGGGCAAGAAGAAAAAGGATGAGGATGATATCCCCGAAGAAGAGGAGAGCATTGTGGAAGCTCCCGTGGATGAAATCCCCGCTCCAGAAGAGGAAAAACAGGACTGATTCTTCTAAAAACGCCTCCCCTGGAATATGCTTGTTTACAAAGAGCGTATTCCAGGGGAGGTTTTATGCTATGTCTAAGGGGAAAACAGCCATCACAGTGGGGAAGGGAATCGGCATATCACTGGCGCTGTACCTGCTGCTCCAGTTTTTATGGGCGCTGCTTCTGGTCAAATCCGTTGTCCCGGAGGAGCGTGCTGGACTGCTGGTGACGGTGAGCTGCGGAATTGCCGCGTTTCTTGGCGCGCGCTTTGCCGCCAAAAAGGGCGCGGGATTTCCGTCGGCGCTGGGAAGCACAGTCGGCTTTTTGGCTCTGGTGCTCCTTGCCGGCTACCTGATCTTTGACGGTATGGCGCAGCAGGGCTGGCTCCTCCTGGCCGTGGGGCTGGTGTGCGGCTGCGCCGCCGGGATGAGCAAGGTGGGGAAGAAGAAGCGGAAAAAGAGGAAGCATTGAGCTCAGGTGGGGAAGGCGCTGTAATTATTCACAAAAATCCCCGGAACAACAGAAAAGTCATTGACAACCGCAGCGGAGGTGTTCTCGCATGATCGCGAGGCACCTCTGCTGCGGCTTCGCCAACATCTGGTGGACATAATCGGGAGCCCACCCCACATCTTGACCTTCCGCAGAGGAGAAAAACAGCTGCTGCAATGCTCGTTTCATCGGTTTACATAATTCAATTTACATAATATTTTGTGATAATTTACAAAAAACGAAAATTTCCAGAATAAGCCTTGCGAATCGGCCAAAATTGCAATATATTTAGAAAGAACCATAATTACGTCAACCGAGCTTCTATTTGTCCCATCCGCCGCATAGTCTGTTGCGAGGTGAGGCGGATGAATCGAATGAACAAACCGTTGGGCAGGCGGACAGAGGAACGGCAGACTGTTCACCTTGTGCTGCTGTCACTCTGTTTTGCACTCGGCGTAATTTTAGGACAGGTCTTCAGCGCCAAGGCATCCAACGACCAGGAGCTGACACGCTATCTCAGTGAGTTTTTTCAAATCAGTGAATCGCTGGAGACGGGGATGTTCCTTCCGGCACTGCTGATTTATTTCCGCTATCCGCTGATGGCTTTTTTGCTGGGCTTTGCGTCCATTGGGGCGCTGCTGCTGCCGCTGGTGTCGGCAGCATTTGGCTTCTTTCTCTCCTTTTCCGCCTGCTGTTTTGCCGGGGCCTATGGAAAAGAGGGGATTTTGCTGGCTGTGGCCGTGCTGGGGCTGCGCTGTCTCATCACGCTGCCCTGTTATTTTTGGCTGGCGGTGCCGTCCTTTCGAAACTCCATCTCCCTGGCGCTCCTTTCCTTTGGAAAAGGGAGGCGGTCGGCGCCAGTGGTCTATGATGCAGCCTGGTTTTTGCGCTTTGCCGCATGTGTGGCGGTGCTGTTGGTCGGTGTTTTGTGTGAGGTCTATCTTTCGCCGCTCTTGGTGCGGCTTGCCTGCGCGCGGATTCTATAGAGAGAAGAGGGGGAGATTTTTTGGCAGCGGATTATATCGCCGGATATCGCGACTATCTGACGGATGTCAAGCACTCCTCCGCCAATACGGTCAGTTCTTATCTGAGGGACATCACCCAGTTCCATACCTATCTGGAGGACAATGGGCAGAGCGATTTCAAAAAGGTAAAGCCGGAGACCATCAAGACCTATATGACCTGGATGCTGGGCAAGGGGAAGTCCGCCACCTCCGTCACCCGGTCGGTGGCGTCTTTGAAGTCCTTTTACGGCTACATGGTCAGCTATGGCTTTATGAAGTCCTCTCCCGCAAAGGGGGTGGCTGCGGCCAAGGTGGAGCGCAAATACCCCCAGATCCTCACCAGCAAAGAGGTGGAGCTCTTTTTGGAGCAGCCCCAATGTGTGGATGCCAAGGGGTACCGGGACCATGCCATGCTGGAACTGCTGTACGCAACCGGCATCCGGGTCAGCGAGCTGATCTCCCTGAACTTAGAGGATCTCAACCTGGCCGCCGGGTTGGTTCACTGTGAAAGCAAGGGAAAAGAGCGGATCATCCCGCTATACCACACTGCGGTAAAAGCTTTGCAGGACTATGTCAAGGACATCCGCCCCCAGATCATCTCCGACGCCGATGAGCGTGCCCTCTTTGTCAACATGAACGGTGATCGCATGAGCAGGCAGGGGTTCTGGAAGATCATCAAGTACTATCAGGAGAAGGCCGGCATTGAGAAGGACATTACCCCCCATACGTTGCGCCACTCCTTTGCGGCCCATCTGCTGGAAAACGGAGCGGACCTCCGGTCCATCCAGGAGATGCTGGGTCACGCGGACATCTCCTCCACCCAGATTTACACCCATGTGGTGAAAAAGCAGCTGAAGGACGTATACAATAAGGCCCATCCCCGGGCATAAACCAACCGGCGCGGCAGATCTGCCGCGCCGGTTTCTTTTGCAAAAATATTTTTAAGCCCGCAATCAAACCGGGCCTTTGCAGACTCTAAGAGGTAAAGGGAAGGAGGGGGCGGATGGAGCAGATGGAATTTGCCGGACGGGTGGAGTGCATCCGGGAGCGGCTCTACCGCACGGCATATCTATACCTTGGCAGTCAGGCCGACGCCATGGAAGCGGTGGATGAAAGCGTCTACCAAGGGCTGCGGGCGCTGAAAAAGCTGCGCCAGCCGGAGTTCTTTGAAACCTGGCTCACCCGCATCCTGATCAATCAATGCAAAAAGGAGCTGCGCCGGAGAAAGCGTGTAAGCCCGGAGGAGATGCTGCCGGAGACAGCGGC
Proteins encoded:
- the xerD gene encoding site-specific tyrosine recombinase XerD — its product is MAADYIAGYRDYLTDVKHSSANTVSSYLRDITQFHTYLEDNGQSDFKKVKPETIKTYMTWMLGKGKSATSVTRSVASLKSFYGYMVSYGFMKSSPAKGVAAAKVERKYPQILTSKEVELFLEQPQCVDAKGYRDHAMLELLYATGIRVSELISLNLEDLNLAAGLVHCESKGKERIIPLYHTAVKALQDYVKDIRPQIISDADERALFVNMNGDRMSRQGFWKIIKYYQEKAGIEKDITPHTLRHSFAAHLLENGADLRSIQEMLGHADISSTQIYTHVVKKQLKDVYNKAHPRA
- a CDS encoding sigma-70 family RNA polymerase sigma factor, which produces MEQMEFAGRVECIRERLYRTAYLYLGSQADAMEAVDESVYQGLRALKKLRQPEFFETWLTRILINQCKKELRRRKRVSPEEMLPETAAEQYDALPLREAVGRLPEELRSVVILRYFGGYTLQETALSLGIPQGTASTRQRRALSLLRLELGEEEHQ